A stretch of Acidobacteriota bacterium DNA encodes these proteins:
- a CDS encoding GWxTD domain-containing protein yields the protein MKHEPFKSSTRGLVLAAVLILCGTALWAKKPAHPLSPTHKKWLEEDVVYIISKVERNVFLHDLKSDLDRDRFIDSFWAARDPSPGTPENEFKVEHFRRINYANSKFIMEGAPGWRTDRGKIYILLGQPAQILDWTADYHIYPVELWFYTNRNHPSLYSAFYVMFWEREGFGGYRLYSPYNDGIQRLTHGTNINSKRMSYEYMRSINAELARAALCLIPSEPVDLQEFSPSLTSDMLINKIITLPEEEAPTGYLQMYIADPSKLRGKVDTRLIYSATPTTLHLTAFPTLDAEGNALIHWAFKVYPKELSVARYQDRYYFSLEVGINLSDAEDKVILRRSQEVVRYFNEEEFERVKGMCLQFQDKLGVVPGKYRLDLLIFNRVNSQTYTQSRTIEVPQVPAEAPAVGPLLLTDSFGAAADRDSVESRCFSFFNYRFSPLTERKASMTERLGVLFHLYWPPADVKAQPGKQLSFEYRLLPERSETPSKVIMDNIVLGKLDARGTLLTFKQIPLTEIMSGRFSLVIAVKDAEGAVLASGSIPFFLDPTRKTPIQTVFSDKLAPDEAGIYDYQRSLILEKAGDGAGALRFLERAVLKNPDATEPVVAMVRRKLETGEPAALAELLARVRENADFPPEGHLYYARVLTAQGKAADAEAALDAFVKTGRGTRSEYLEAAALYEKNGNTRRGEDVRKQVEGMGGSK from the coding sequence ATGAAACATGAGCCCTTCAAATCGTCAACCCGCGGCCTCGTTCTCGCCGCGGTCCTCATCCTGTGCGGGACGGCGCTCTGGGCGAAGAAACCGGCCCACCCGCTGAGCCCGACCCACAAGAAGTGGCTGGAGGAGGACGTTGTCTACATCATCTCCAAGGTGGAGCGGAACGTCTTCCTCCACGACCTGAAATCGGACCTCGACCGCGACCGGTTCATCGACTCGTTCTGGGCCGCGCGGGACCCTTCCCCGGGCACCCCCGAGAACGAGTTCAAGGTGGAGCACTTCCGGCGCATCAACTACGCCAACAGCAAGTTCATCATGGAGGGCGCACCGGGGTGGCGCACGGACCGCGGGAAGATCTACATCCTCCTCGGTCAGCCGGCACAGATCCTGGACTGGACCGCCGACTACCACATCTACCCCGTCGAACTCTGGTTCTACACCAACCGCAACCACCCGAGCCTCTACAGCGCGTTCTACGTCATGTTCTGGGAGCGGGAGGGCTTCGGGGGCTACCGGCTCTACAGCCCCTACAACGACGGGATCCAGCGGCTCACCCACGGGACGAACATCAACAGCAAGCGGATGTCCTATGAGTACATGCGCAGCATCAATGCCGAGCTGGCCCGTGCCGCCCTGTGCCTGATCCCCTCGGAGCCGGTCGACCTGCAGGAGTTCAGCCCGAGCCTGACGTCCGACATGCTGATCAACAAGATCATCACCCTGCCCGAGGAAGAGGCCCCCACGGGCTACCTGCAGATGTACATCGCCGACCCGTCGAAGCTCCGGGGGAAGGTGGACACCCGCCTGATCTACAGTGCCACCCCCACCACCCTTCACCTGACGGCCTTCCCTACCCTGGACGCCGAGGGGAATGCCCTGATCCACTGGGCGTTCAAGGTTTACCCGAAGGAGTTGAGCGTCGCCCGCTACCAGGACCGCTACTACTTCTCCCTCGAGGTGGGGATCAACCTCTCCGACGCGGAGGACAAGGTCATCCTCCGACGGTCCCAGGAGGTGGTGCGCTACTTCAACGAGGAGGAGTTCGAGCGGGTCAAGGGGATGTGCCTGCAGTTCCAGGACAAGCTGGGGGTGGTCCCCGGGAAGTACCGGCTGGACCTCCTCATCTTCAACCGCGTGAACTCCCAGACCTACACCCAGAGCCGCACGATCGAGGTGCCCCAGGTCCCGGCGGAGGCGCCGGCCGTGGGGCCGCTCCTGCTCACCGATTCCTTCGGGGCGGCCGCGGACCGGGATTCCGTCGAAAGCCGCTGCTTCTCCTTCTTCAACTACCGCTTCTCCCCCCTGACCGAGCGAAAGGCGAGCATGACCGAGCGCCTCGGGGTCCTCTTCCACCTCTACTGGCCCCCCGCAGACGTGAAGGCGCAGCCCGGAAAGCAGTTGAGCTTCGAGTACCGCCTGCTCCCGGAGCGGAGCGAGACCCCCTCCAAGGTCATCATGGACAACATCGTGCTCGGCAAGCTGGACGCGAGGGGGACCCTGCTGACCTTCAAACAGATCCCCCTCACGGAGATCATGTCCGGCCGCTTTTCCCTGGTGATCGCGGTCAAGGACGCGGAAGGGGCCGTGCTGGCCTCCGGCAGCATCCCCTTCTTCCTGGACCCCACCCGGAAGACGCCGATCCAGACCGTCTTCTCGGACAAGCTCGCTCCCGACGAAGCCGGGATCTACGACTACCAGCGCAGCCTGATCCTCGAGAAGGCCGGGGACGGCGCCGGGGCGCTCCGCTTCCTGGAACGCGCGGTGCTGAAGAACCCCGACGCCACGGAGCCCGTGGTGGCGATGGTCCGCCGGAAACTGGAGACGGGCGAGCCGGCGGCGCTGGCCGAACTCCTGGCCCGGGTTCGAGAGAACGCGGATTTCCCGCCGGAGGGGCACCTGTACTACGCCCGGGTCCTCACCGCCCAGGGCAAGGCTGCGGACGCCGAGGCCGCGCTGGACGCCTTCGTGAAAACCGGGCGGGGCACCCGAAGCGAGTACCTCGAGGCCGCGGCCCTCTACGAAAAGAACGGGAACACCCGGCGGGGCGAGGACGTCCGAAAGCAGGTGGAGGGGATGGGCGGTTCCAAGTGA
- a CDS encoding sulfite exporter TauE/SafE family protein produces MKGLLLILGVAILTGVAAGMFGVGGGIIMVPMLMYVFKFPPHLAVGTSLAAMILPVGILGVIEYYRKGNVDVRAALMLSIGIFIGAWVGARFSLSLPKEVLRRLFGLFLVVVGLFIALDK; encoded by the coding sequence ATGAAAGGGCTTCTGCTGATCCTGGGTGTCGCGATCCTGACGGGCGTGGCCGCCGGCATGTTCGGGGTGGGCGGCGGGATCATCATGGTACCCATGCTCATGTATGTCTTCAAGTTTCCCCCGCACCTGGCGGTGGGGACCTCCCTGGCCGCCATGATCCTCCCGGTCGGCATCCTCGGGGTGATCGAGTACTACCGGAAGGGGAACGTCGACGTTCGGGCCGCCTTGATGCTGTCCATCGGGATCTTCATCGGGGCCTGGGTCGGCGCGAGGTTCTCGCTGTCCCTCCCGAAGGAGGTGCTGCGGCGCCTCTTCGGCCTTTTCCTGGTGGTCGTGGGTTTGTTTATTGCCCTTGACAAGTAG
- the gpmA gene encoding 2,3-diphosphoglycerate-dependent phosphoglycerate mutase: MYKVVLIRHGESVWNMENRFTGWTDVDLTAKGVEEAHQGGKALRGEGYVFDVAYTSVLKRAIHTLWIVMDELDLAWIPVHRCWRLNERHYGALQGLNKAETAAKFGEEQVHLWRRSCDVPPPALQPEDPRYPGHDPRYRGLTPRELPLTECLKDTVDRFLPLWKETIAPDILTGRKVLVVAHGNSLRALVKYLDGISDEEIVGLNIPTGVPLVYELDAGLKPIRHYYLGDPEAIAQAAAAVAAQGKAK; the protein is encoded by the coding sequence ATGTATAAAGTTGTCTTGATTCGGCATGGGGAGAGCGTCTGGAACATGGAGAACCGCTTCACGGGGTGGACCGACGTGGACCTCACCGCGAAGGGGGTGGAGGAGGCTCACCAGGGCGGAAAGGCCCTGCGCGGGGAGGGGTACGTGTTCGACGTGGCCTACACCTCGGTGCTCAAGCGGGCCATCCACACGCTCTGGATCGTCATGGACGAGCTGGACCTGGCCTGGATCCCGGTCCACCGGTGCTGGCGGCTCAACGAGCGCCATTACGGCGCCCTCCAGGGGCTGAACAAGGCCGAGACCGCGGCCAAGTTCGGGGAGGAGCAGGTGCACCTGTGGCGCCGGAGCTGCGACGTGCCCCCGCCGGCGCTCCAGCCCGAGGACCCCCGTTACCCGGGACACGACCCTCGCTACCGTGGTTTGACGCCGCGGGAACTCCCGCTCACCGAGTGCCTCAAGGACACCGTCGATCGCTTCCTTCCCCTCTGGAAGGAGACCATCGCCCCGGACATCCTGACCGGCCGGAAGGTGCTCGTCGTGGCCCACGGCAACAGCCTCCGGGCCCTGGTCAAGTACCTCGACGGCATCTCCGACGAGGAGATCGTGGGCCTGAACATCCCCACGGGCGTCCCCCTCGTCTACGAGCTGGACGCCGGGCTGAAACCGATCCGGCACTACTACCTCGGCGATCCCGAGGCCATCGCCCAGGCCGCCGCGGCCGTCGCAGCGCAGGGGAAGGCCAAGTAA
- a CDS encoding histidinol-phosphatase: MTEDPRRRDLHVHTAYCNHAVGAMEEYVEAALQKGLEEIGFLEHLETGVVYPRRTWLTPELLDAYAAEGETLKERYRGRITVSLGVEVGYNPDAPEAVEALVGRHPWDRVAVSFHFVRDPGLGRHLNICSRNDPVNVAGLLARGVREVTRHYYETLAEGVARLRPFMVCHFDVVERNLPSVADDPDIARRIEHTLGVVKETGACLEVNTGGYVHCGRLFPSPPILRRALELGIPWVLSSDAHAPADVARDFDRALGEVRFLAPTEA, encoded by the coding sequence ATGACGGAGGACCCCCGGCGGCGCGACCTTCACGTCCACACGGCCTACTGCAACCACGCCGTGGGCGCCATGGAGGAGTACGTCGAGGCGGCCCTGCAAAAGGGTCTCGAGGAGATCGGTTTCCTCGAGCACCTCGAGACGGGGGTCGTCTACCCCCGCCGCACCTGGCTGACCCCGGAACTGCTGGACGCCTACGCCGCCGAGGGGGAAACGCTGAAGGAACGGTACCGCGGCCGGATCACCGTTTCCCTGGGCGTGGAGGTGGGGTACAACCCCGACGCCCCGGAAGCGGTCGAGGCCCTCGTTGGACGCCACCCCTGGGACCGGGTCGCCGTCTCCTTCCACTTCGTCCGGGACCCGGGGCTCGGACGCCACCTCAACATCTGCTCACGGAACGACCCGGTCAACGTCGCCGGGCTCCTGGCCCGGGGGGTCCGGGAGGTGACGCGGCACTACTACGAAACCCTGGCGGAAGGGGTCGCCCGCTTGCGCCCCTTCATGGTGTGCCACTTCGACGTCGTCGAGCGCAACCTTCCCTCAGTGGCCGACGACCCGGACATCGCCCGCCGCATCGAGCACACCCTCGGCGTCGTGAAGGAAACCGGCGCCTGCCTGGAAGTCAACACCGGCGGCTACGTGCACTGCGGCCGGCTGTTCCCCTCCCCGCCCATCCTCCGCCGGGCCCTGGAACTGGGCATCCCCTGGGTCCTGTCCTCCGACGCCCACGCCCCGGCCGACGTCGCCCGGGACTTCGACCGCGCCCTCGGAGAAGTTCGCTTCCTCGCTCCCACAGAAGCCTGA
- a CDS encoding bifunctional metallophosphatase/5'-nucleotidase, translated as MIRSFIASPRRLPFVLCVILAAALAWVPADGKEGAEVRVTVVQTTDIHGRVLPWDYFREKEQNVGLARVASYIGRVRAENGHVLLLDNGDLIQGSPLAWYFLRRNTSKPNPMILVLNTLKYDAFTVGNHEFNFGLGPLLRCRDEAAFPFLSANTRRKGSEEPFFKPYVVKEFNGVRVGVLGLTTSNIPNWETPENLGDLVFDPTPDAARKWVKVLREVEKVDAVVVNTHEGFEVDLATGKPNGSETENRAWELATAVPGVDVVLTGHSHDNVPPRLVGNVLIAQGHSWGQHVTRVDLVFRKEKGRWGLAEKSGLNPAIDDTIPVDPAIATLIAPYDREVREWIAKPIATAETDLSAEGVFTGDNALLDLIHAMVLERTGAQLSFASYMPGHYVRIARGPVRVSHLFALYPYENTTTVIALKGKHVKEALEVSAEIYDTLEWDAANKTLNIGQQPDFRRYGFNTLAGARYAIDPTRPAGQRVVYLEIGGKPVDPEAEYTLATNSYQAAGAGGRYAMFKNGRLVSRDTQEVRDLLIEYVQKKGTLRPEADWNWFLRVPAKLVIPDRPR; from the coding sequence ATGATTCGGTCGTTCATCGCCTCACCCCGGAGGCTGCCGTTCGTGCTCTGCGTGATCCTGGCCGCGGCCCTGGCCTGGGTCCCCGCGGACGGGAAGGAAGGTGCGGAGGTCCGGGTGACCGTAGTCCAGACCACCGACATCCACGGTCGGGTCCTGCCCTGGGACTACTTCCGGGAAAAGGAGCAAAACGTCGGCCTGGCGAGGGTCGCGAGCTACATCGGACGGGTGCGGGCCGAGAACGGACACGTCCTCCTGCTGGACAACGGCGACCTCATCCAGGGCAGCCCCCTCGCCTGGTACTTCCTCCGCCGGAACACCTCGAAGCCGAACCCGATGATCCTGGTCCTGAACACCCTGAAGTACGACGCGTTCACGGTGGGGAACCACGAGTTCAACTTCGGCCTGGGACCCCTGCTCAGGTGCCGCGACGAGGCGGCCTTCCCCTTTCTCTCCGCGAACACGCGCCGGAAGGGCTCCGAGGAACCCTTTTTCAAACCTTACGTCGTGAAGGAATTCAACGGTGTGCGCGTCGGGGTCCTGGGGTTGACCACCAGCAACATCCCCAACTGGGAGACGCCCGAAAACCTGGGGGACCTGGTCTTCGACCCGACGCCCGACGCCGCCCGGAAGTGGGTCAAGGTCCTGCGGGAGGTCGAAAAGGTGGACGCCGTCGTCGTCAACACCCACGAGGGCTTCGAGGTCGACCTCGCCACCGGCAAGCCCAACGGTTCCGAAACGGAGAACCGCGCCTGGGAGCTGGCCACCGCCGTCCCCGGCGTGGACGTGGTGCTGACCGGGCACTCCCACGACAATGTCCCGCCCCGGCTGGTGGGGAACGTCCTCATCGCCCAGGGCCACAGCTGGGGACAGCACGTCACCCGGGTGGACCTGGTCTTCCGGAAGGAAAAGGGCCGGTGGGGGCTGGCGGAGAAGTCGGGGCTCAACCCCGCCATCGACGACACCATCCCCGTGGACCCCGCCATCGCGACGCTGATCGCGCCCTATGACCGGGAGGTCCGGGAGTGGATCGCCAAGCCCATCGCCACGGCGGAGACGGACCTGAGCGCCGAGGGGGTCTTCACCGGCGACAACGCGCTCCTGGACCTGATCCACGCCATGGTGCTGGAGCGCACGGGCGCCCAGCTGAGCTTCGCCTCCTACATGCCGGGCCACTACGTCCGCATCGCCCGGGGGCCGGTGCGCGTCTCGCACCTCTTCGCGCTGTACCCCTACGAGAACACCACCACCGTGATCGCCCTCAAGGGGAAGCACGTCAAGGAGGCCCTGGAAGTCTCCGCCGAGATCTACGACACCCTCGAGTGGGACGCCGCGAACAAGACCCTCAACATCGGCCAGCAGCCGGATTTCCGCCGCTACGGCTTCAACACCCTGGCGGGGGCGCGCTACGCCATCGACCCCACGCGGCCGGCGGGGCAGCGCGTGGTCTACCTGGAGATCGGCGGGAAGCCCGTGGACCCGGAGGCCGAGTACACCCTGGCCACCAACAGCTACCAGGCCGCCGGGGCGGGCGGGCGGTACGCCATGTTCAAGAACGGGCGGCTGGTTTCCCGGGACACCCAGGAGGTCCGCGACCTGCTCATCGAGTACGTCCAGAAGAAGGGGACCCTCCGTCCCGAGGCGGACTGGAACTGGTTCCTCCGCGTCCCCGCGAAGCTCGTCATCCCGGATCGCCCCCGATGA
- the rdgB gene encoding RdgB/HAM1 family non-canonical purine NTP pyrophosphatase produces MNPGGSLLVASKNPGKVREIREILALPGVSLLSLADVPGLPDCEEPGDTFAANARVKSEFYSHLTGLPTLGDDSGLEVDALGGAPGVRSARYAGPGASDADRITKLLAELAARPGAARTARFVCAVSLAEGGRELFAARGTCEGVITESPRGGNGFGYDPVFQADGTGLTYAELPDADKNALSHRGRALARLRDYLLTVTSSGGKETRAAGPHPSRRRV; encoded by the coding sequence ATGAACCCTGGAGGATCGCTTCTCGTCGCCTCGAAAAACCCCGGCAAGGTCCGGGAGATCCGGGAGATCCTCGCCCTGCCCGGCGTGTCCCTCCTCAGCCTCGCGGACGTCCCGGGGTTGCCCGACTGCGAGGAGCCCGGCGACACGTTCGCCGCGAACGCCCGGGTGAAGTCGGAGTTCTACTCGCACCTCACGGGCCTGCCGACCCTGGGGGACGACTCCGGCCTGGAGGTGGACGCCTTAGGGGGCGCCCCCGGGGTGCGCTCGGCGCGCTACGCCGGCCCGGGGGCCTCGGACGCCGACCGGATCACCAAGCTCCTCGCGGAGCTGGCGGCGCGCCCGGGAGCCGCCCGGACGGCCCGTTTCGTCTGTGCCGTCTCGCTGGCGGAAGGCGGGCGGGAGCTTTTCGCCGCCCGGGGGACCTGCGAGGGGGTCATCACGGAATCCCCCCGGGGGGGCAACGGGTTCGGCTACGACCCGGTTTTCCAGGCGGACGGCACGGGGCTCACCTACGCCGAACTCCCCGACGCCGACAAGAACGCCCTCAGCCACCGGGGCCGCGCCCTGGCCCGGCTCCGGGATTATCTCCTCACGGTGACGTCTTCAGGCGGGAAGGAAACGAGAGCCGCAGGTCCCCACCCCTCCCGGCGGAGGGTTTGA
- the rph gene encoding ribonuclease PH gives MHRGDRGPLELRPLRLEGDFVRHPEGCVLISTGDTRVLCAASLEDKVPPFLKGSGSGWVTAEYGMLPRSTSTRSAREVTRGHPSGRTHEIQRLIGRSLRAVTDLGLLGERSVVVDCDVLQADGGTRTASVTGGFVALALAIDRLVREGRLPRSPLRDFLAAVSVGVVAGEVLLDLCYEEDSAAEVDMNVVATGDGRFVEVQGTAEHNPFTDQQLRRMLDAAGQGIRRLVDAQRTFLSGRLDLDTLIPPAR, from the coding sequence ATGCACCGCGGCGACCGGGGCCCCCTCGAGCTTCGCCCCCTCCGGCTGGAAGGGGATTTCGTCCGGCACCCCGAGGGGTGCGTCCTGATCTCGACCGGCGACACCCGGGTCCTGTGCGCCGCGTCGCTGGAGGACAAGGTCCCGCCGTTCCTCAAGGGGAGCGGGTCGGGGTGGGTGACGGCGGAGTACGGCATGCTCCCCCGGTCCACGTCCACCCGGAGCGCCCGGGAGGTCACCCGCGGGCACCCCTCGGGACGCACCCACGAGATCCAGCGCCTGATCGGCCGCTCCCTCCGGGCGGTCACGGACCTGGGCCTGCTCGGCGAACGGTCCGTCGTGGTGGACTGCGACGTCCTCCAGGCCGACGGCGGCACCCGGACGGCCTCCGTCACCGGCGGTTTCGTGGCCCTCGCCCTGGCCATCGACCGCCTGGTCCGGGAAGGGCGCCTGCCCCGCAGCCCCCTGCGGGACTTCCTGGCGGCGGTGAGCGTGGGCGTGGTGGCGGGGGAGGTCCTTCTCGACCTCTGCTACGAAGAGGACTCCGCCGCCGAGGTGGACATGAACGTGGTGGCCACGGGCGACGGCCGGTTCGTCGAGGTGCAGGGGACCGCCGAGCACAACCCGTTCACCGACCAGCAGCTCCGCCGGATGCTGGACGCGGCCGGCCAGGGGATCCGCCGACTCGTGGACGCCCAGCGCACCTTCCTCTCCGGCCGGCTGGACCTGGACACGCTGATTCCCCCGGCACGCTGA
- a CDS encoding glutamate racemase — protein sequence MKRNRPIGIFDSGVGGLTVYRELKHRLPEERFLYLGDTARVPYGTKSAETIVKYSLQNGQFLTTLGVKLLVVACNTASSYAMEAMVETFDVPVVGVIPSGVRKALELSRNRKIGVIATESTVASESYQEMILQLEPSAEVCAKACPLLVPLVEDGWLDHPVTAEVSRIYLEDLKDRSIDTLILGCTHYPMLKKVISSVVGPGVNLVDSAEALAGEIRQILIALGLERRPDPAQPAEDAFYVTDSVARFRKVAEIFLARSVEQVQTIDLQNLPPAER from the coding sequence ATGAAACGCAACCGGCCCATCGGGATCTTCGACTCCGGCGTCGGCGGGCTCACCGTTTACCGCGAGCTCAAGCACCGCCTCCCCGAGGAGCGATTCCTCTACCTCGGCGACACGGCCCGCGTCCCCTACGGTACCAAGTCGGCGGAGACCATCGTCAAGTACTCCCTCCAGAACGGCCAGTTCCTCACCACCCTCGGCGTGAAGCTGCTGGTGGTGGCGTGCAACACCGCCTCCTCCTACGCCATGGAGGCCATGGTGGAGACGTTCGACGTCCCCGTCGTCGGCGTGATCCCCAGCGGCGTCCGCAAGGCGCTGGAGCTGTCCCGCAACCGGAAGATCGGGGTCATCGCCACCGAGTCCACCGTGGCCAGCGAGAGCTACCAGGAGATGATCCTGCAGCTCGAGCCGTCGGCCGAGGTCTGCGCGAAGGCGTGCCCCCTGCTCGTCCCCCTGGTGGAGGACGGCTGGCTCGACCACCCGGTGACCGCCGAGGTGTCGCGGATTTACCTGGAGGACCTCAAGGACCGTTCCATCGACACCCTCATCCTCGGCTGCACCCACTATCCCATGCTCAAGAAGGTGATCTCCTCCGTGGTGGGCCCCGGGGTGAACCTGGTGGACTCCGCGGAGGCGCTGGCGGGAGAGATCCGCCAGATCCTCATCGCCCTGGGCCTGGAGCGCAGGCCCGACCCCGCCCAGCCCGCCGAGGACGCATTCTACGTCACCGACTCGGTGGCACGGTTCCGGAAGGTGGCGGAGATCTTCCTCGCCCGCAGCGTGGAGCAGGTCCAGACCATCGACCTCCAGAACCTGCCCCCGGCCGAGCGCTGA
- a CDS encoding GerMN domain-containing protein: MRHKWIIVGMVALLVVSLAGILTVYWMEKQKSESGAAGAGGLAAGDVKDRSVKLYFRSPSGKGFALLRLEARSILAPVDNRLFVRKLIDELKSGSRFGNLETLPKDVVVREVYLVGKQAILDFSRELCTQHPGGTTEELATLYSIVNTLTGSLPEINTVHILVEGRRRETLAGGISLDQGLAFSGAYLDGAQN, from the coding sequence ATGCGGCACAAGTGGATCATCGTTGGAATGGTCGCCCTGCTGGTGGTTTCGCTCGCGGGAATCCTGACGGTGTACTGGATGGAGAAGCAGAAGTCCGAGAGCGGGGCCGCCGGTGCGGGAGGCCTGGCCGCGGGCGACGTGAAGGACCGGTCCGTGAAGCTCTACTTCCGGTCCCCCTCCGGGAAGGGGTTCGCCCTCCTCCGCCTGGAGGCCCGCAGCATCCTGGCCCCCGTGGACAACCGCCTCTTCGTCCGCAAGCTCATCGACGAACTCAAGAGCGGGTCCCGCTTCGGCAACCTGGAGACCCTGCCCAAGGACGTGGTGGTCCGCGAGGTCTACCTCGTCGGGAAACAGGCGATCCTCGACTTCAGCCGGGAACTCTGCACCCAGCACCCCGGCGGGACGACGGAGGAGCTCGCCACGCTCTACTCCATCGTGAACACCCTCACCGGCAGCCTGCCGGAGATCAACACCGTTCACATCCTGGTGGAGGGCCGGCGCCGGGAGACCCTGGCGGGGGGGATCTCCCTCGACCAGGGGCTGGCCTTCTCGGGCGCTTACCTGGACGGGGCCCAGAACTGA
- a CDS encoding N-acetylmuramoyl-L-alanine amidase, producing MSPSTGRVPPFGPFTRALSAAALWAFLAVTLPAQGGRVVCIDPGHGGDDAGVRGASAVEKDITLQMAERLRQILSYTTRLDVRLTRSADTAVPLVQRAAQANLARTGLLVSLQCAWSRRKEDRGFVVYYYRPSPAEESRTEVIRGMIDGREIRLAPSAAAQLAWLQPSRRLAEIIQQRLGLVFQPFTGAPAAERLYLLSALNCPAVAVEVCFLSNAEDEKDILTPRVQDEFCRRLADAIADFMQ from the coding sequence ATGTCCCCTTCGACCGGCAGGGTGCCGCCGTTTGGCCCGTTCACCCGGGCCCTTTCCGCGGCGGCGCTCTGGGCCTTCCTCGCCGTGACGCTCCCGGCCCAGGGCGGGCGGGTGGTCTGCATCGACCCCGGCCACGGGGGGGACGACGCGGGGGTCCGCGGCGCGAGCGCCGTCGAGAAGGACATCACCCTCCAGATGGCGGAACGGCTACGCCAGATCCTCTCCTACACCACCCGCCTCGACGTGCGCCTCACCCGCTCCGCCGACACGGCGGTCCCCCTGGTCCAGCGGGCCGCCCAGGCCAACCTCGCCCGGACGGGCCTCCTCGTCAGCCTCCAGTGCGCCTGGTCCCGGCGGAAGGAGGACCGCGGCTTCGTCGTCTACTACTACCGCCCCTCCCCGGCCGAGGAGAGCCGGACCGAGGTGATCCGGGGGATGATCGACGGGCGGGAGATCCGCCTGGCGCCCTCGGCCGCCGCCCAGCTCGCCTGGCTCCAGCCCAGCCGGCGGCTGGCGGAGATCATCCAGCAACGCCTCGGGCTCGTGTTCCAGCCGTTCACGGGCGCCCCCGCCGCGGAACGGCTCTACCTGCTCTCCGCGCTGAATTGCCCCGCGGTGGCCGTCGAAGTCTGTTTCCTGAGCAACGCGGAAGACGAGAAGGACATCCTCACCCCCCGGGTGCAGGACGAGTTCTGCCGGCGCCTGGCGGACGCCATCGCCGATTTCATGCAGTGA